A single Bacillus sp. HMF5848 DNA region contains:
- a CDS encoding demethylmenaquinone methyltransferase, whose product MATSKERKVHNVFEKISDHYDTMNSVISFQRHVAWRKDTMKRMKVKEGSFALDVCCGTADWTIALAHAVGAKGTVKGLDFSQNMLNVGHQKVKDLNLTNTELLHGNAMQLPFSDNTFDYVTIGFGLRNVPDYLHVLKEMTRVAKPGGIVVCLETSQPNLPVYKQMYRFYFRFIMPLLGKLLAKSYDEYSWLQESAKDFPNQGELAALFKQAGLEKVEIKSYSGGVAAMHLGYKPNGE is encoded by the coding sequence TTGGCAACATCAAAAGAACGTAAAGTGCATAATGTTTTTGAGAAGATATCTGATCATTATGATACAATGAATTCAGTAATTAGTTTTCAACGGCATGTAGCTTGGCGTAAAGATACGATGAAACGTATGAAGGTAAAAGAGGGTTCTTTTGCGCTAGATGTATGTTGTGGAACAGCGGATTGGACTATTGCTTTAGCCCATGCAGTTGGTGCCAAAGGTACTGTAAAAGGGCTTGACTTTAGTCAAAATATGTTAAACGTGGGGCATCAAAAGGTCAAGGACCTTAACCTTACGAATACGGAGTTACTGCATGGAAATGCTATGCAGTTGCCTTTTAGTGACAATACCTTTGACTACGTAACAATCGGGTTCGGATTAAGAAATGTACCAGATTATTTGCATGTTCTAAAAGAAATGACACGAGTTGCGAAGCCTGGGGGCATAGTAGTTTGCTTGGAAACATCTCAGCCCAATTTACCAGTTTATAAACAAATGTATCGTTTTTATTTTCGTTTTATTATGCCGTTGTTAGGAAAATTATTAGCAAAAAGCTATGATGAGTATTCATGGCTACAAGAATCTGCAAAAGATTTTCCAAATCAAGGTGAGTTGGCTGCCTTATTTAAACAAGCTGGACTAGAAAAGGTTGAAATAAAATCATATTCCGGTGGCGTTGCTGCAATGCATTTAGGGTACAAACCTAACGGTGAGTAG
- the hepT gene encoding heptaprenyl diphosphate synthase component II codes for MKLSSVYHYLHSDLQTIEKELEKTISAEHPLLQEASLHILQAGGKRIRPLFVLLAAKYGKYDIHHVKNVAAALELIHMASLVHDDVIDDASIRRGKSTIKAKWDNKVAIYTGDYIFAKSLELMSIYDDPNVHMTLSNTMVELVLGEVQQIKEKFDYEQNCRAYLRRIKRKTALLIAASCELGAMTAKAPAHTCKCLYWFGYNVGMAFQITDDILDFVGNEKTLGKPAGSDLRQGHITLPVLYALEDLNIKNEIIGLSEDSSKDEFDHVINYIKKSSAIKQSVKVSDLYLQKAIRILDTLPKSKANASLRQVVSFIGKRKF; via the coding sequence ATGAAATTATCTTCTGTGTATCATTATTTACATAGTGATCTACAAACAATTGAAAAAGAATTAGAGAAAACTATTTCTGCAGAGCATCCCCTTTTACAGGAAGCGTCGTTGCATATACTCCAAGCAGGAGGCAAACGCATACGACCTTTGTTTGTTCTATTGGCAGCTAAATATGGAAAATATGATATTCATCATGTTAAAAATGTTGCTGCAGCGTTAGAATTAATTCATATGGCGTCTTTAGTGCATGACGATGTTATTGATGATGCTTCTATTCGACGTGGTAAATCTACTATTAAAGCTAAATGGGATAATAAAGTTGCGATTTACACGGGAGATTATATATTTGCAAAATCATTAGAATTAATGTCTATATATGATGATCCTAACGTTCATATGACGTTATCAAATACGATGGTAGAGCTTGTACTTGGTGAGGTGCAACAAATTAAAGAAAAGTTTGATTATGAACAGAATTGCCGTGCGTATTTAAGGCGAATAAAGAGAAAGACTGCTTTATTAATTGCTGCTAGCTGCGAATTAGGCGCGATGACAGCGAAAGCCCCTGCGCACACTTGTAAATGTTTGTATTGGTTTGGTTACAATGTAGGCATGGCTTTTCAAATTACAGATGACATATTAGATTTTGTCGGGAATGAAAAAACCTTAGGAAAACCAGCAGGTAGTGATCTTCGTCAAGGTCATATTACATTGCCTGTTTTATATGCGTTAGAGGATTTGAATATTAAAAATGAGATTATTGGGTTGTCAGAAGACTCATCAAAAGATGAGTTTGATCATGTTATTAATTATATAAAAAAATCTAGTGCTATAAAACAATCTGTTAAGGTAAGTGACTTATACTTACAGAAGGCTATTCGAATATTAGATACACTTCCAAAATCAAAAGCTAATGCTAGCTTACGACAAGTGGTTTCTTTTATAGGTAAGCGGAAATTTTAA